In a single window of the Phocoena phocoena chromosome 14, mPhoPho1.1, whole genome shotgun sequence genome:
- the GKN1 gene encoding gastrokine-1: MKFTIVFAGLVGIFLTPALANYNINVNSANSGGSGQQSVSVNNEHKVANVDNNNGWDSWNSLWDYEYGFAVTRLFKKKSCIVHKMNKAVMPSFQALDTLVKEKKLQGKGLGKPSPKSLIYTVNPDKVNNLDQFGKSIIAMCKGIPTYMAEEIQEPSQILYIGKCFNIDIFWILNISFCGETVEN; encoded by the exons ATTGTCTTTGCTGGACTTGTTGGCATCTTTCTGACTCCTGCCCTTGCTAACTAT AATATCAATGTCAACAGCGCCAACAGTGGTGGAAGTGGGCAGCAGTCAGTGAGTGTCAACAATGAACATAAAGTGGCCAATGTTGACAATAACAACGGATGGGACTCGTGGAATTCCCTCTGGGACTATGAATAT GGCTTTGCTGTAACCAGGCTCTTTAAGAAGAAGTCATGCATTGTGCACAAAATGAACAAGGCAGTCATGCCCTCTTTTCAAGCCCTTGATACACTGGTCAAggaaaagaag CTTCAGGGTAAAGGACTAGGGAAACCATCTCCCAAGAGCCTGATATACACAGTCAACCCTGACAAAGTCAACAACCTGGACCAGTTTGGAAAATCCATCATTGCCATGTGTAAGGGGATACCAACATACATGGCTGAAGAGATTCAAG agCCAAGCCAGATTTTATACATAGGAAAATGCTTCAATATTGATATATTCTGGATTCTGAACATTTCCTTCTGTGGAGAAACAGtggagaactaa